In one window of Kosmotoga pacifica DNA:
- a CDS encoding DUF2156 domain-containing protein, translating to MDRYNVENSKLAFVNLLAYGHFHGARVTFEGDTMVVLSFPAGQRPAIFPPLVPKEKLKTCVERLRTYFFEEFGEPLRVRDSDTEFIYLLKSNGIDFERIEVRGQWEYIYRAKDLRTLSGRKLHKKKNRVNKFLKAHPTYSSRLLKAKDRDAVLAFFKEWCKQKGCDNDENLLRERESIARLFCLMDKLPVKGIISFVDGVVRGFSIGTYLRKGIFVVMVEKADLSKEFEGLYAIVRRDTARIAASDCEFINLQQDLNIPGIRKAKLSWKPCKILVCDTLIL from the coding sequence CTGGATAGATATAACGTAGAAAATTCCAAACTTGCCTTTGTGAATCTCCTTGCATATGGTCACTTCCACGGCGCCAGGGTCACCTTTGAAGGGGATACGATGGTGGTTTTGAGTTTTCCTGCGGGGCAAAGGCCAGCGATTTTTCCACCGCTTGTGCCCAAGGAAAAACTTAAAACATGTGTAGAAAGACTCAGAACGTACTTTTTTGAAGAATTCGGGGAGCCTCTCAGAGTAAGGGATAGTGATACGGAATTCATTTATTTGCTTAAGAGTAATGGAATAGATTTTGAAAGAATCGAAGTAAGAGGACAGTGGGAATACATTTATCGTGCAAAGGACTTGAGGACTTTATCAGGCAGGAAATTACACAAAAAGAAAAACAGAGTGAATAAGTTTCTTAAGGCCCATCCCACGTATAGTAGCCGGCTTCTCAAAGCAAAAGACAGAGATGCCGTTTTAGCCTTTTTCAAAGAGTGGTGCAAACAGAAAGGCTGCGATAATGACGAAAATCTGTTGCGGGAACGAGAATCCATAGCGAGACTCTTTTGCCTTATGGACAAATTACCTGTGAAAGGCATTATATCTTTCGTTGATGGTGTTGTTCGAGGATTCTCCATAGGCACTTATCTTAGAAAGGGAATTTTTGTTGTTATGGTCGAGAAAGCTGATCTTTCAAAGGAGTTTGAGGGGCTCTATGCGATAGTTAGGAGAGACACAGCAAGAATAGCAGCATCGGACTGTGAATTTATTAACCTGCAGCAGGATCTGAACATTCCTGGTATAAGAAAGGCAAAACTATCCTGGAAACCGTGTAAAATATTGGTGTGCGATACCTTGATCCTTTAA